One Tachysurus vachellii isolate PV-2020 chromosome 14, HZAU_Pvac_v1, whole genome shotgun sequence genomic window, atacctgtgtttgtctgtgtgtgtgtgtgtatgtatgtatacacccgcgtgtatgtgtatacatacctgtgtttggctgtgtgtgtgtgtgtgtgtgtgtgtgtatgtatgtatacacccctgtgtgtatgtgtatacatacctgtgtttgtctgtgtgtgtgtgtatgtatttatacacccctgtgtgtatgtgtatacatacctgtgtttgtctgtgtgtgtgtgtgtatgtatgtatacacccgcgtgtatgtgtatacatacctgtgtttggctgtgtgtgtgtgtgtgtgtgtgtgtgtatgtatgtatacacccctgtgtgtatgtgtatacatacctgtgtttgtctgtgtatatgtgtgtgtatgtatttatacacccctgtgtgtatgtgtatacatacctgtgtttgtctgtgtgtgtgtgtgtatgtatgtatacacccgcgtgtatgtgtatacatacctgtgtttggctgtgtgtgtgtgtgtgtgtgtgtgtgtgtgtatgtatgtatacacccctgtgtgtatgtgtatacatacctgtgtttgtctgtgtatatgtgtgtgtatgtatttatacacccctgtgtgtatgtgtatacatacctgtgtttgtctgtgtgtgtgtgtgtgtatgtatgtatacacccgcgtgtatgtgtatacatacctgtgtttggctgtgtgtgtgtgtgtgtgtgtgtgtgtatgtatgtatacacccctgtgtgtatgtgtatacatacctgtgtgtgtgtgtgtgtgtgtgtgtatgtatgtatacacccctgtgtgtatgtgtatacatacctgtgtttgtctgtgtatatgtgtgtgtatgtatttatacacccctgtgtgtatgtgtatacatacctgtgtttgtctgtgtgtgtgtgtgtatgtatgtatacacccgcgtgtatgtgtatacatacctgtgtttggctgtgtgtgtgtgtgtgtatgtatgtatacacccctgtgtgtatgtgtatacatacctgtgtttgtctgtgtgtgtgtgtgtgtgtatgtatgtatacacccctgtgtgtatgtgtatacatacctgtgtttgtctgtgtgtgtgtgtgtgtgtgtgtgtgtgtgtatgtatttatacacccctgtgtgtatgtgtatacatacctgtgtttgtctgtgtgtgtgtgtgtatgtatgtatacacctgcgtgtatgtgtatacatacctgtgtttggctgtgtgtgtgtgtgtgtgtgtgtgtgtgtgtgtgtatgtatgtatacacccctgtgtgtatgtgtatacatacctgtgtttgtctgtgtgtgtgtgtgtgtatatacatttatggcatttagcagacactcttatccagagtgacttacaactgagggttaagggcagtggcagcttggtggacatgagggttgaacccatgaccttaacaccttaaccactgagctaccacatcccccacatCCTACcacatacttgtgtgtgtgtttatacgtgtgtgtgtatgtgtgtgtatatgtacgtgtgtgtatatgtgtgtgtatgtgtgtgtgtgtgtgtgtatatatgtgtgtgtgtgtatacctgtgcaGAGCTGGGACAGTGTGTAACAGgagactctacacacactatcAGACCCCGAGTCAGTACTTTATACCTAACTGAATCACACTCCTGCAGTAGAGCTGGTTTACATtatacatgcgtgtgtgtgtgtgtgtgtatatgtgtgtgtgtgtgtgtgtgtgtgtgtatatatatgtgtatgtgtgtgtgtatacctgtgcaGAGCTGGGACAGTGTGTAACAGgagactctacacacactatcAGACCCCGAGTCAGTACTTTATACCTAACTGAATCACACTCCTGCAGTAGAGCTGGTTTACATtatacatgcgtgtgtgtgtgtgtgtgtgtgtgtatgtgtgtgtgtgtgtgtgtgtgtgtgtatatatgtgtgtgtgtgtatatatgtgtatgtgtgtgtgtgtatacctgtgcaGAGCTGGGACAGTGTGTAACAGgagactctacacacactatcAGACCCCGAGTCAGTACTTTATACCTAACTGAATCACACTCCTGCAGTAGAGCTGGTTTACATtatacatgcgtgtgtgtgtgtgtgtgtatatgtgtgtgtgtgtgtatatatgtgtatgtgtgtgtgtgtatacctgtgcaGAGCTGGGACAGTGTGTAACAGgagactctacacacactatcAGACCCCGAGTCAGTACTTTATACCTAACTGAATCACACTCCTGAAGTAGAGCTGGTTTCTGTCCATTACTAAACTTTACACTGTCACTAAACTCCTCTAACGTCTGCACGCGCCCGTACAAACCCCTCAGGACGTCCATCACACGTGTCAAACTGTAATCCGTCATTTTATTCACGTTTCCTTTCACAGACACTAAATAAACGGAACTATtgtaaaatagttttaaaaaggttttataaTCCCATACAACGGACCCACGTGTTCCTCAGTCTTCCCTCCACAGTGTGAAACAGCGCTGTGATTGGTGGAACGCTTCAGAATTCTTAAAGGAGCAGCGCCCGAATTTCACATGGTCTTATAACGACCCTGAAATAAAGGCTGTTGTTCCTGAGCTTTTGCCCTGATGTCATAAGACACCCAAAACACAGCAAATCTTTGAGATgttcttgttttaattttaaagttgAACATGATTGGAATATTTTGGTGATTTATcctgtattaatatattaaatgacTTGTCAAAGAGTTGTCAAGTGtgacgcattgagagtgacagtccctcatgtcAGTCTTTTGTCACGATCCCGTCACACAtcgtatttgtcacgcagaaaaccggactatttatcatatatttaataagtcGCATCACCCAAAACATATCAGTCcacactgctgtctctatggaaccgggcaggaaccaagtgCGTCTCcactggagctcttagtcgagcctgacacttatcagccaatcaaaacaagaggctacacaacagccaatcagaaaacagcactattgtatctgggtaagatttaacacaacaaccaatgaaataaacacacattcattagTGAGGGTATTTTGATGGTGGGTTTGAACAAAACAtcaacacgaaacagtttgtctctggacgggacattgtcctcaatcatgtccctataaatgtctgggcttgtgctgaactgttttatatgggagcaacattacacatgataaaggggtctaaaaaggtaataaacacttacaataaacaccaccagtcaatctctctctctctctctctctctctctcacacacacacaaatcacaaattaaaaaatggaaattaaacaaacattttgtatttggttaaattgcggtcagtgatccttagcaaacaacaactcccccattattgtttttttttttttcttttgggggggggggggggggggggcccTCGAGAGCCCTGTTGTCACCTTCTACAGTCActccatcatcctcatcatcactgCAGACTGCTGACCTGACCAGGATGTGTCTGAGCTCTCATTAAACACACAGTTTATACAGAGAATGTTTCTGATGAGGAGTTTATAAGTCCTGTGCTGAATGTGGACTTAAGGTCATCTTTAATAAACTTGAACCTAAACCTGAACTTATCTAAACAGCTGATTCAaaggaataaacaaatgaacacacacttgtTATGCATGTCACTGTTTTACTACCTACTTCTCCCATGATGTACAACTGATTCATCATGAATTAATACCATTAAACATCTTACCAGCCAAATTCAAGCCAAACCTCGGAGTTGGACACTAATTAAGCTGCTGATTGACCGGTTGCTATAATGACTAAAGAACaccagaggaagaggaagataagACCAAGAAAACACAGATCTTCACATCAAcatcttatatacagtatttattttaaaactgctCTAAAATGTCCACAAATCCTCTAGTCCATATTTCCTCTGGGCCTGAAGTCAGACTGAAGTCAGATTTGTCTAAACAAATATCAGACAGTGAGCAGCTCAGCGGGCGGTGGTCTGAGAGGAATCTGTCCCAGTGTGAATCGTTTAGCAGTGAACTCTCGGAGCTCATCTGGTGTGAGTTCACTCAGAGGAGTGTACAGGCTGTCTCCTCCACTCTTCCTGTCCCCTGCACTCCCAGTCACACTCGCTCCACCATCAAAACCTCCACCACCAGGAGCAGTGGACGAGCCGCCGAAGCCTCCTGCAGATGCAGAGGAGAAGCTGAACCCTGCTGCGGAGCTTTTACTCGCTGTCGCTCCTGCAGGATCAGCGAAGGAGAAGGTGGAGGCTGAAGGAGCTGATGAGCCAAACTGGGATGAACCTGGCTGGCTCCCAGATGAGCCAAACCCGGGATTAGACCCCGAGAAGCTAAATCCAGCAGCACTACTCTGAGCACTTGAGCCAAATCCtgagaataaaagaaacaagctttaatatgttaatttgttctatttaaaaactaaaactgcATTCTTTTTTTACTACAGGGGCATTAGGGAGGGAACTGaggtctgattggttacagtggAACTGGGGTATGAACAGCGGTCTGATTCAGTGGCGTTACGGGCAGGAACAGCGGTCTGATTGGCTACAGTGCTAATTACATACAGACTTTCTGTCTGATTACATTCAGGGTTATTAGGGTTTACAGTTCACACAGACTACCTCCTTCTCGGAACCCAGATGAAGATGAGCCAAATCCAGATGTTGTTGGAGCGCCAAATCCAGATGTTGTTGGAGCGCCAAATCCAGATGTTGTTGGAGCGCCAAATCCAGATGTTGTTGGAGCGCCAAATCCAGATGTTGTTGAAGCGCCGAAtccagatgatgatgaagatgatgaactGAACAGTTCTCCACCTGAGGGGGTCTGTGCTCCTGGATTGCTCAACTCTGCTATCTGTGGAAACCAACACACTGAACCATAAACACGTGTCCATCCACACAGCttaaacactaacacagacaaTTTAAAGGAAGCTGAAATCACAGGCTCACAGAGCAGGTGTCAATGTGAGGTATTGTGTTAAGTGTTATTTAATTTCTCACCACAGATGCACGTGTGTTAGGGCTCATGGCTCTTAGTTCCTGAACTCTGGATCTCCACTGATTGGCCAACTGCTGGACTGAATTAACCTAATGAATCACAAAACATGTTAAATATACATCAAAGACACAAAGACaataaagacaaaagacaaagtgTGTAGATGAGTGTTTACAGACCCAACAGTGATTGGGGCATTGATGTGTACACTACGAGACTAAACACTATGAGACTAAACACCACGAGACTAAACACTATGAGACTAAACACTACGCTACGAGATTAAACGCTACGAGACTAAACGCCACCAGACTAAACGCTACCAGACTAAACGCTACCAGACTAAACGCTACGCTACGAGACTAAACACTACAAGACTAAACGCTATGAGACTAAACACTACGGGACTAAACATAAACCCTAAATCACACCCACAAAGCCATCAAATTTGTTCATCAACTCCCACATCAGAAgtacattaaacaaacattcacacaaacgAGACGTGTGAAACAGTACAAGTGTGAATTATCTCAGTGAGCCAGTGGTGAGAGCCCAGACAAGTAACATCTATAACTGTCTGTTGTAGAGACACAGAATCGTAAAAAGTTTAGAATTAACAGGAGATGAAAAAAGCCATCAGGAAGGAGAAGATCGCTTACAAAGGACTGTACGTCTCCTGTGGCCCTGCTGGTGTAGTACTCCATTCTCAGCTCCTCTGGTGATAGCTCCACaaaccctaaacacacacacacagttaaaccctCTCACTTCATACTTGATGATTTCTTCACTTGAGCCGGTGACCCACCTGTGATGGAGGCTTTGAGGATGGCGTAGCAGGAGAAGAGCCACTGTCCTGAGCTCTGCCACACCTCCATGTCCTTCTGAATCATG contains:
- the nup42 gene encoding nucleoporin NUP42, which translates into the protein MTVCSYFLEGRCRYGDKCWNEHPRGGRYAGGGSVNRVWVNPTQRSGGGVVQPSSFSRGGGDWGRGNSGAGRDDRSSNFSFTTQNRFSTLSNTQSGYRRTGGGGGGGGGDEGGDDTDKQLDMIQKDMEVWQSSGQWLFSCYAILKASITGFVELSPEELRMEYYTSRATGDVQSFVNSVQQLANQWRSRVQELRAMSPNTRASVIAELSNPGAQTPSGGELFSSSSSSSSGFGASTTSGFGAPTTSGFGAPTTSGFGAPTTSGFGAPTTSGFGSSSSGFREGGFGSSAQSSAAGFSFSGSNPGFGSSGSQPGSSQFGSSAPSASTFSFADPAGATASKSSAAGFSFSSASAGGFGGSSTAPGGGGFDGGASVTGSAGDRKSGGDSLYTPLSELTPDELREFTAKRFTLGQIPLRPPPAELLTV